One Silene latifolia isolate original U9 population chromosome 4, ASM4854445v1, whole genome shotgun sequence DNA segment encodes these proteins:
- the LOC141651556 gene encoding uncharacterized protein LOC141651556: MIIDGGSCTNVAFTTLVSNLSFPTQDHLNPYKLRWLNKGSEVRVDKKCIVSFSIGKVYKDEVICDVVPMDACHLLLGRPWEFDRNTTHQGMDNTYSFKHNGMKVTLTPLPPNQRNYGSPNMPEELNGVLFLSESAMEVQKEESNEVPAEVKPLIQKYKDVFPAELPSGLPPLRGIEYHIDLVPGFVLPKRPAYRCDRTTTRELQCQIEELMAKGFVRESLSPSAVPALLVPKKDGTWRMCTDSRAINNITFKYSFPIPRLDNMLDELSGATVFSKIDLK, translated from the exons ATGATAATTGATGGGGGAAGCTGCACTAATGTTGCTTTCACTACCTTGGTTAGTAACCTGAGCTTTCCTACCCAGGACCACCTAAACCCATATAAGCtgagatggttgaacaaaggATCGGAGGTGAGAGTTGACAAAAAGTGCATTGTGTCATTCTCCATTGGGAAGGTGTACAAAGATGAAGTAATATGTGATGTAGTGCCCATGGATGCCTGTCATCTCTTGTTGGGAAGACCATGGGAATTTGATAGGAACACTACTCATCAAGGCATGGACAACACTTACAGTTTTAAACACAATGGCATGAAAGTCACCTTGACACCCTTGCCACCAAACCAGAGAAATTATGGGAGTCCCAACATGCCTGAGGAGCTGAATGGTGTACTATTTCTATCCGAATCAGCTATG GAAGTTCAGAAAGAAGAGAGCAATGAGGTGCCTGCAGAAGTTAAACCACTAATTCAGAAGTACAAGGATGTTTTTCCAGCTGAGTTACCTAGTGGGTTACCCCCACTGAGAGGGATTGAATATCACATTGACCTGGTGCCTGGTTTTGTGTTGCCTAAAAGACCAGCTTACAGATGTGATCGCACTACAACCAGAGAGCTGCAGTGCCAAATTGAAGAACTGATGGCCAAGGGATTTGTGAGGGAGTCACTGAGTCCATCTGCAGTGCCTGCCTTGCTagtaccaaagaaagatgggacttggaggatgtgtactgaTAGTAGAGCAATCAATAACATTACTTTCAAGTATAGCTTTCCAATCCCAAGATTGGATAATATGttggatgagcttagtggagccACTGTCTTCTCAAAGATAGATCTCAAATAG